Sequence from the bacterium genome:
CAGGTCGGAGAATGAAATCTCGCCTGCGTCGAGACGGGCTTTGCCCGCCAGGGCGTCCGCCTCGGTCGTGTAGAGGATGTGGCGCAGACGAACCTGGGCGTCGGTCATGAACTCGTCGCGGTGGCTGTCGTAGTACTCGCGGAGTTTTTCTTCGGAGTAGCCGTAGAACTCGCCGAAGACGCTCTCGTAGTAGGCGATGGCCAGGGTACGCACGCGGGTCTGTTCGATCTGGCGCTCCACCTTGGGATCCGAATCCAGTTTATCGTCGAGGGCGGCCAGGTAGAGCACCTGCTCCTGGATTATCTGATCCAGGAAGCTCCGCCGGGCCGCCTCGTCGACCAACTGGGACTGGTACTGGGCCGGCAGATCGGCTATCCGCTGCTCCAGGTCGTCTATGGTGAAGGGTTTGCCGTCTATCCAGACGACGGGACGGTCGTCCTGGGTCTGGGCCGGCGTCGATACACAGATCGACAGGACCGCAAGAACGGTACAGATGAAGACTGTTCTACGCATAGTGTCACCTCACCGATGACCAGTTATATCTTAGCGGTGGTTACTTATCTGAACTCTGGAGGTAGGCCGTGATGGCCTCTTCGTTGCGTTTGACACCCAAGTTCGTTTCGAGGGCGTCGTAGAATTCCTGCTCCTTCGCGCGGACGCGTGTCTCGAAGAGCTTCGACTGCGCTTGTGCGCGCACGGTTTCGTACTGTGACGCCTCGCCCGGAGTGAAATCGAGGACCTGGATCACGGCCCAGCCCCGGGAGAGCTCGAAGGGTTCGCTTATCCCGCCGGGTTTGATGGAAAAGGCCTTCTCCTCGACGGTTTTATCGTCCCCCGTTCCGGAAAAGAGGGGAAGGGACCGCCCCCTGAACAGGCGGGGAATCAGCCCGCCTCCGTCTTTGGTCGCGGCGTCGAGACTAACCTCGCTGGCGATTTTACCAAGATCCTCGCCGGCCGCCGCCCTGGCGATGACCCGTTCGGCGTCCTCCCGGGTGGCCGACAGGATGTAGCGCAGGCTCACCGCGTCGGGGCGGTCGAACTCGTCCCGGTGCGCATCGTAGTAGGCGCGGACGTCCGCCTCCGGGGCGAGGAGCGCCAGGACTATCTGGGGCTTGGCCTCGTCGAAGGAGAGGGGCTTGCCGGGGTTGAAGGCGTCCACGACGAACACATGCCAGCCCATCTGACTCTCCAGCGGTCCGAAAGGCTCACCCACCTTGGCCGAGAAGATGGTCTGGAGGATGTAGGGCGGGAGAACCTGATTGTCGGGAGACAACACCGGGAGCCGGCCGCCGTTCATCGCGCTCATCCGGTCCGTGGAACGCTCGGCGGCCAACTGGGTGAAGTCGGCCCCGCCCTGGAGCTCGGCGAGGACACGACTGGCGTCGGTTTGGTTCTCGGTGAGGATGTGCCTGACGTTGGCCTGGGTGGGCGACACCAGCTCGGCGGCGTGGTTCTTGTAGTAATCGTAGAACTCGTCTTCGGAGAAGCCGTAGTTGGCGAAGCTGATACGGAGGTAATTGGAGATGACCACGTCCCGGGCGGACTGCTCCAACTGGGCCTGCACGTCGGGAAGCTTGTCCACCCCCGCGGCGAGGGCCGACTGGTAGAGGACCTCCATCTGGATGGATTTTTCCAGAAGCTGCTCCCGACCCTGACTCGTTCCCGTCTGTATGAGCCCCTGGTCGCCGAGAAGGGTTGCCGTGCGCTGGAGATTCTCGACGGTCACCGCGCCGTCGCCGATGTTGGCCAGTACGGTCCCCTCCTCACCGCAGGCGGCGAAAAGTAGAACAACGGATAGGGCCAGGATCGCTGGGATCGCTTTTCGCACCGGTCACTCCTCGGGGTTGGGTTTTTTACCGTCGGTTTTCGCGGGACAGGTTTCGCTTGAATTGCATTCCGCGCATTCACGATCCCGCTTCTCGGCCTTTTTGTAGGATTCGGGGCGGTAGTCGGTGGCGTAGAATCCGGAGCCCTTGAAGATCAACCCCGCTCCGCTCGAGGGCAACCTCCGGATCGGGCCTTGACCGCACTCGGGACAACTCTCCGGGTCCCCGGAGGTGATGGGGAGGAAGAGTTCGAAACGGTTGCCGCAGTTCTCGCAGCGGAATTCGTAGGTTGGCATAGTTCGCTTTTGGGCGGGTCGAGCGGCTGAAAAGTATACTTGATACCGTCGCGCAGTGTCAACGTGCGGCGCGGGATGTGCCGGAGGCATAGCTCGCTTCGCTCGGTTTGCCGGAGGCATAGCTCGCTGCGCTCGGTTTGCCGAGGGCATAGCTCGCTGCGCTCGGTTCGCTTTTTAAAGACCGGCCGCCCATGCTTCGGCGGGCGGGTCAGTGGCCCCGCCCTTCCACCTGTACTCGCGAAGGAGCTGTGATTAAAAGGTATAGCTCACGCTGAAGCGGTTCTTCATGCCGAAGAGCTCACCTTCGGGCTGCTGGGCGAAATCGAACTGGATGCCCAGGTAACGCACGCTGAAACCGAAGCTGGTCCCCACAACCGCCGCCGATTCGTCGTAGTAGTAGCCGACACGCAGGCCGACGATGCCGGCGTACCAATACTCCGCGCCCACTCCGAGCACCGCCTCGCCGAGCTCCGTTCCCACGTCGTCGTTCAGCCCCAAAAGATACTTGGAGTAGTCGAGGCTGAACCGCATCTCGTTGAAATCGTCGTTGAATGGAATCTCGTAGGCCAGGCCGAGCTTCACCATGCGAGGCAGCGGCTCTTTGGCCGTCTGGTAGACGAGCGGCGTTCCCAGGTTCATCACCATGGCGCCCATCGAGAGTTTTTGCAGCGGCGTCCGCCATAGAACACCCGCGTCGAAGGCAACCGCCTGGGCCACGTTGGTGTTGGAAAGGTGGTCGTAGACGTACTTCAGCGTGCCACCCACACCCAGGGAGTCCTTGAAGACGTCGTACCCGTACGACAGACCGACACAGAGGCCGTAAGCGGCCATGTAACCGATGGGCTGGGGGCTGTCCCGGGTGATGGCGATGAGGCCGGCGTTGGAGTAGATGGCCCAGATGCCGAAGGTGCCGATGTCCTCGAAGTGGTGGATGTAGCCCAGGTAGTCGTAGTAGATGTCGTTGCCCTCGATGGAGCGGTCGGAGTGCATGGCGCCGACCATGTGGTCGGTGAAGAATCCGAGTCCGGCGGGGTTGTAGTAGGTGGCATGGACGTCGTCGGCCACGGCGCAAAAGGCCTTGCCCATGCCGCCGGGTCGGGCGCCGGGGTCCATCGTCAGCCAGGGAACGGTGATGCTGACCGCGTCGGCCAGGGCGACGCCGACCGGGATGAGAATCAACAAAACCAGAAACATACTGCGCATATCGTTCCCGCTATGGTTCCGGGACGGGGGTATGATAACACGCGAGGGTCGCTCGCTCAAGCCGACCTTCTCCCGCTTCCCGTATACGGTGGATTTACCGAATAGTTCCTTCTCTAGAAGGCGACCGCGATGCTGACCCGGTGGGTGGAGCCCAGCTCGTGGTTGAGCCAGCAGTAATCCAATGAAATCCCCCACAGCGACACCCCGCCGCCCAGGGTCAGCTTCCCCCGGTCGGCGCCCACGCGGGCCGAGAATACGTCGGCCACGGTGATCTCGAGGCCCCCGTGCAGGTCGAGGCTGATGTCGCCGAGATCGAGCTGCGCCGCATCGCCGTAGTCGGCGAGGATGAGCTCGGCGTCGCCGGAGAGGGTCAGCACGCTGTCTATCCCGGCCAGGTCCAAACCCCAAGTTCCCCCGAGCACCAGCCGCGGGTCGAAGGTGTCCGCGGTGCCGTTGCTCCAGGTTTTGACGGTGTAGGGATCGTGGATCACCAGGGCCAGCCCCGCCCGTTCCGCCGGTCGCCAGAGGACCCCCAGATCGAAGCCGAACCCGTCGGCGGTGACCGCACCACCCTCCGCCGTGTCGGGAATCAGATCGTCGTACAGGTAGCGGACGGTGACGCCCGCCGAGAGGTTCTCCACGAGCCGCCGGGCGTAGGTCAGCTGGAAGGCGTTGCTCGTGGAGTTCACCACGTCGTAGACCTCGGGCCTTCCGTCATCGCCCCAGCGGGTGAGCTTGATGTCGTCGTAGCCGGTGCGGATCCAGGACAGGGCGAAGGAGCCGAGGGCCTCGTCGGGGGTCCAGAAACCGGAAAGGGTGTCGTAGTTGACCAGGCCGGCGAAGCGGCTGGAGTGCATGAAGAGCCCGCCGTAGTTCCCGGCGAAGGCCAAGCCCGCGGGATTGTAGGCCGGTGCGGCGGCGTCGGCGGCCAGCGCCGAGTAGGCCCCGCCCATGGCCATCCCCCGGGCTCCAAAGCCCGCCGTCAGGTAGTCCCCGGCGTACAGGGTGTCCCCGTCGGCCGCGACCGCGGTTACGACGAGCATACCCAGAAGCACGGTCGGCTTTGTCACACGCACGGCTAGGCTCCTAGCGTAGCATTATGAATTTTTCGAAGGCCGTGGTCGTGTCGTCACCGTCGCGGGCTTCGAGGGAATAGAGATATACGCCGTTGGCCAGCGGCCGGCCCCCGTTGTCGTTCCCGTCCCATTCGATGACGTTGAACCCCGTGACGAGGTCGGTCGCCTCGAGGGTCCGCACCAGACGGCCGACGGGGGTGTAGATGCGGACGCACGCCTGGTCCGGGCGTGTGCTGGCGAAGAAGGTGAAAGCCGTCGGGCCCGGTGCCGGGTTGGGCACCACCAGCACCTCGGACAGGCCCAGACGGTCGGCCACCACCAGCTCCGCCGAGGCGGACCCCGGCTCGCCGAAGTTGTCGTAGCAGTAGAGCGTGAGCGTGTAATCCCCTGCGGGAAGCTCGAGCTGCCGTTCGACCACCCCCCGCGTGTAATCGCCGGGGACCGGCTTGTAGGCGTCGGTCAGGTCTATGTCGAAGCTGTGATTTTCAGCCTCGGCGACGAGAATGATGGGCCGGTCTATGTCGCCGGAGGCCATGGGCACCCCGCCGTCGGAGCGGATCAAAAGGATGCCCTGGGGGTCCGAGAGCTCGGCGGTGAGCTTGACGCTTCCGTCTATGTAGTCCCCGGAGGCGGTGGCGCCGTCGTCGAAGAAGAGGTTGACTTGGGGGCCCTCGTTGTCGGCGGGCGGGTCCACCGAGCCGACGATGGGCAGGCTCCAGACCTCGTCCCCCGAGAAGGGGCAGTCGGTGATCGTCTCACCTGTGGTCTCGTCCACCATGTAGGCCCGGAGCTCCAGGGTGTAGGGGTAAATCTCGTAGTCGGAGAGGTCGTCGTTCATGTCCAGCGGGAGGGCGATCTGGGTCCTGAAAGAGCCGTCAACGAGCTCCGTCGAGGCGGTGCCGACCAGGCGGTAGATGCGGGTCTCGTTGTAGGTGTAAGGCATCAGCGGGCGGTCGTAAGCCCGAATCTGGACGGTTCCCGTCAACTCCCTGGGGTTGTCCGGTGACTCTAGGGTCTGGACGCCCGTGACGACGATGACCGCACCCCGGGCGACGACGGTGCCCGAAGGTGGGTCTATGTCCAGGCCGGGGACGGCCCGGCGAAGCACGGAGGCGGAATCGCCGAACATCGTCTGTCTTTGGCTGTTTAAGGGGTCGTTGCCGAGGATGAGGTCCTGCATGTGGGCCAGGCCGAAGGCCGGTGTTTCGAGGTGCTGGTCCGGGTGGTAGAAGGCTTCGAAAAGCAGGCGGTGGTATAAGTCCTGCGAGGCGCCGCCCGAGAGCCGCGTCGAGCCGGTCGTGGCGATGCAGCCCAGGGGGTGCCACAGGAGGAGCTCGCTGACGCAGTTGCGGTCCATGGAGAGGGTCCGGTCGAAGTCGGCGACCGAGCAGGACGACTGGATTAAGAGCGGCGGGACGGGGCACTCCCATTGGTCGAAGTCCCGGTAGAGGGGCGGGCGGTTCGTCTCCGCCAGCTCGTGGGCCCAGGTGTGCCAGGCGCCGTGGCCGATGAAGCTGACCACGAGCTCGCCCTGACGGATGGCATCCAGGAACGCGGGCGTGACGTGCTCGCGGGTGGCCCAGCGGCGCTTGCCCACGTCGTACTTCTGGGGGGTGTAGTAGTTGTCCCGGGTCCGGGCCATGCCCAGGGCGGTCATGTAGACCTTGTCGGTGTACATCCCGGCCGGAGTGGAGGTCCGTAGCATGTTCTCGGCGTAGATGTCGAAGGTGATGGGCTCGTTTTGGGAGCCCGGGGGGGGGTCACCGTCGTAGTTCACGGTGTTGTCCGCCAGTAGGACGTGGTTGGTCTGCCAGCTGCCGCCCGGCAGTTCGGGGTAGACGCAAGCGAGGGCGACATACGTATCGAGCTGGGAGGGTTCGTAGGCGCTGATGCGCGTGAGGGCGACCTGGGGCAGCGGCACGTCCGAGTCGGGCTGCTCCTCGGGAAGAAGGGACGCGAAGTAGCCGTCGCAGGCGACGAAGTAGTGCTCGGGCGTGTAGGTGATGACGTACGCGGTGGGGAGCATGGCCTGGGGGAATTTTCTCCAGTTCGGGCCGAGGTAGCGGTGCTCGACGTCGCGGTAATCGCCGGACGTGTCGCCCACCAGGGTGACGAAGGTCAGCGGGTCGCCGACGCAGTCGGTCCAGGCGTGGTACAGGTAGTCGCGGATGGCGGTCGGGTCCAGCCGTCCGCCCGAGTACTCGTCGTAGATGTCGTCTACGCGGACTACCTGGACTCGGAAGCCCCTCGAGCGGTGCATCTCAACCAGGGGGTCCAGCGATGCGACGAGGTCCGGGTGGACGATGTAGACCAGGTCCGCGTCAACGGGGGAGTGGAGGTCCGACGGAGCGTCAAGGTAAACGTCCAGGGGAGGGAATGCCCGGGAGAGGTCCGCGACCGCGAGGTGGTAGTCCGGTTCGGCGTTCCAGGTAAAGGACGCGTCGCGGGAGCCCTCGGGGCCCGTGAGGTCGAAGTTCACCAGCGATTCACCACGCGTGAGATCCCAGATGGCGAGCGAGTCTCCGGTGACGTCGGTAACCCGCATAACGCGGTCGCCCGAAACGTCTGGCGGGCCCCAGCCTTCGAGTGAGCCCGACTGCATGCGCGGGCCGCGAGAGTAAATTACCTGGAAGCTGTCCGTGTACAGCCCCGCGTAAGACGAGGCTCCGGGGCTGTTGGAGCCGGGCACGGTCAGCTCGAAGGTCAGGTAGTTCGTCCCGTCCACCAGCTCACTCGAAGGTATGACCCCCCAGACCTCGTAGAGCCTCCCCGTATCGCTCACCTGAACCGTGATAACGGCGTCTTGAGGCGTCCCGGCTTCCGTCCCGGCGTAAACTCGCAGCGTCGCAATCCTGTCGAGCTGGTACGCCTTGAATCTAAGGGCCAGCCGCGCGTCGCCGCCTCCGGAGTCCTGGTCGAAGAGCTGGTATTCTTCCGTGACGGAATTATTCGTGTCCACCGTGTCCCAAAATGAGTAATCCATCCCCTTCTGCAAGTCATTAGCCCGGGCCATGCTCTGGTCCTCTTCCTCGCAGTGCAGTCTGCCCTGAAGCCAGCCCAGGGACGGTGAGCCCGACGGGGCGGCGTCGGTCTCCCGGAAACGACGGAGCGTCCACAAGGCCTAAGTCCAGGCCGGCCGCGCTCAGGTCCTCCGGGGTGACCCGGTAGAGCCCGTCCCCGCCCACCACGACCTTGAGGCGGGGCAGGGGGAGCTGGCCCGAGTGAAGCTGGTCCTCACGCGGGGGGGGCGGTGCCACGCGCCAGCCCTGTTCCCGGGCGTACTCGAAGTTGGGGGCCAGGCTCCGGGCCAGGTCAAGAGCCCAGGGGCTGTCGCCGGTCGAGGCGTCGGGGCGCAGGCGTCCGGTCGGGTAACGGAAGGCCACCTCGACCCGGATGCGCCGGTAGCCGGTCAACCGACCGTCGGCGTAACTCACCGGGCGAAGGAGGAATTGGGCCAGACGCCAGCCCCGCACCGTCTCAACCTCTCCGGATTCCGCGGTCGGCCGGGCGACGGACGCCAGGGTGGGGTCCAGCTCGTAGACCGGCACCATGGAAACCATGTCCCCCTCGCCCGACTCGACCCAACGCGGCGCGGGGAGGGGGTTGTCCACGTTCAGGGAGTACGGCTCGAGGACGAGCTCGGAAACGGTCGTGCCGGCGCCGGGAGGAATCCAAAGCCGGGCGCGGAACACGGGAAGACCCACGCTGCCCGGCAGGTCCTCGGTTGAGGTGCCGGAAACGCGTATCCCCGTGTAAGTCTCGTCCCCGACGGGCTCGGTGTAGGTTTC
This genomic interval carries:
- a CDS encoding peptidyl-prolyl cis-trans isomerase codes for the protein MRKAIPAILALSVVLLFAACGEEGTVLANIGDGAVTVENLQRTATLLGDQGLIQTGTSQGREQLLEKSIQMEVLYQSALAAGVDKLPDVQAQLEQSARDVVISNYLRISFANYGFSEDEFYDYYKNHAAELVSPTQANVRHILTENQTDASRVLAELQGGADFTQLAAERSTDRMSAMNGGRLPVLSPDNQVLPPYILQTIFSAKVGEPFGPLESQMGWHVFVVDAFNPGKPLSFDEAKPQIVLALLAPEADVRAYYDAHRDEFDRPDAVSLRYILSATREDAERVIARAAAGEDLGKIASEVSLDAATKDGGGLIPRLFRGRSLPLFSGTGDDKTVEEKAFSIKPGGISEPFELSRGWAVIQVLDFTPGEASQYETVRAQAQSKLFETRVRAKEQEFYDALETNLGVKRNEEAITAYLQSSDK
- a CDS encoding zinc ribbon domain-containing protein encodes the protein MPTYEFRCENCGNRFELFLPITSGDPESCPECGQGPIRRLPSSGAGLIFKGSGFYATDYRPESYKKAEKRDRECAECNSSETCPAKTDGKKPNPEE
- a CDS encoding PorV/PorQ family protein, whose product is MRSMFLVLLILIPVGVALADAVSITVPWLTMDPGARPGGMGKAFCAVADDVHATYYNPAGLGFFTDHMVGAMHSDRSIEGNDIYYDYLGYIHHFEDIGTFGIWAIYSNAGLIAITRDSPQPIGYMAAYGLCVGLSYGYDVFKDSLGVGGTLKYVYDHLSNTNVAQAVAFDAGVLWRTPLQKLSMGAMVMNLGTPLVYQTAKEPLPRMVKLGLAYEIPFNDDFNEMRFSLDYSKYLLGLNDDVGTELGEAVLGVGAEYWYAGIVGLRVGYYYDESAAVVGTSFGFSVRYLGIQFDFAQQPEGELFGMKNRFSVSYTF
- a CDS encoding PorV/PorQ family protein, producing MRVTKPTVLLGMLVVTAVAADGDTLYAGDYLTAGFGARGMAMGGAYSALAADAAAPAYNPAGLAFAGNYGGLFMHSSRFAGLVNYDTLSGFWTPDEALGSFALSWIRTGYDDIKLTRWGDDGRPEVYDVVNSTSNAFQLTYARRLVENLSAGVTVRYLYDDLIPDTAEGGAVTADGFGFDLGVLWRPAERAGLALVIHDPYTVKTWSNGTADTFDPRLVLGGTWGLDLAGIDSVLTLSGDAELILADYGDAAQLDLGDISLDLHGGLEITVADVFSARVGADRGKLTLGGGVSLWGISLDYCWLNHELGSTHRVSIAVAF
- a CDS encoding C25 family cysteine peptidase — its product is MWTLRRFRETDAAPSGSPSLGWLQGRLHCEEEDQSMARANDLQKGMDYSFWDTVDTNNSVTEEYQLFDQDSGGGDARLALRFKAYQLDRIATLRVYAGTEAGTPQDAVITVQVSDTGRLYEVWGVIPSSELVDGTNYLTFELTVPGSNSPGASSYAGLYTDSFQVIYSRGPRMQSGSLEGWGPPDVSGDRVMRVTDVTGDSLAIWDLTRGESLVNFDLTGPEGSRDASFTWNAEPDYHLAVADLSRAFPPLDVYLDAPSDLHSPVDADLVYIVHPDLVASLDPLVEMHRSRGFRVQVVRVDDIYDEYSGGRLDPTAIRDYLYHAWTDCVGDPLTFVTLVGDTSGDYRDVEHRYLGPNWRKFPQAMLPTAYVITYTPEHYFVACDGYFASLLPEEQPDSDVPLPQVALTRISAYEPSQLDTYVALACVYPELPGGSWQTNHVLLADNTVNYDGDPPPGSQNEPITFDIYAENMLRTSTPAGMYTDKVYMTALGMARTRDNYYTPQKYDVGKRRWATREHVTPAFLDAIRQGELVVSFIGHGAWHTWAHELAETNRPPLYRDFDQWECPVPPLLIQSSCSVADFDRTLSMDRNCVSELLLWHPLGCIATTGSTRLSGGASQDLYHRLLFEAFYHPDQHLETPAFGLAHMQDLILGNDPLNSQRQTMFGDSASVLRRAVPGLDIDPPSGTVVARGAVIVVTGVQTLESPDNPRELTGTVQIRAYDRPLMPYTYNETRIYRLVGTASTELVDGSFRTQIALPLDMNDDLSDYEIYPYTLELRAYMVDETTGETITDCPFSGDEVWSLPIVGSVDPPADNEGPQVNLFFDDGATASGDYIDGSVKLTAELSDPQGILLIRSDGGVPMASGDIDRPIILVAEAENHSFDIDLTDAYKPVPGDYTRGVVERQLELPAGDYTLTLYCYDNFGEPGSASAELVVADRLGLSEVLVVPNPAPGPTAFTFFASTRPDQACVRIYTPVGRLVRTLEATDLVTGFNVIEWDGNDNGGRPLANGVYLYSLEARDGDDTTTAFEKFIMLR